Genomic window (Pyrus communis chromosome 13, drPyrComm1.1, whole genome shotgun sequence):
TAGTCCAATCACCATTTCCTTCTGCTGCATCTTTTTCATACTGTTAAAGTTCAAATGTCCAAGTCTTCTGTGCCATATCCATGAATCTTCAACATAGAAGCTTTCCTTGCTGCAGGAGTTATGGATTCCAGTGAGAGATGAAAACATCGATTTCCTGCCATGATCACCTTTGCCACAACATTGTTAAGACTGTTATCATCAAAGATCACTGCTATATTACCCCCAAATAGGACATAGTAGCCGTGCTCCATCATTTGACCTACACTTAGTAAGTTTTCATCCAAGCCAGGAACCAGCAATACTTCATTGATATATCTTTTCCCACGCTGAGTTTCAACCACTAAAGTGCCTTTTCCAATTGCTTGTACAAGATCACCAGTGCCCATTTTAACTTTACAAGTCACAGATCTGTCAAGATTTATTAAGGTAGACTCTTGTGATGTCATGTGGTTGCTGCAAGCACTGTCCACAAACCACACACTTCTATCTTGCACAGTTGATGAGTGACAGGCATAAAACATGGTTCCTGTAGttacttcttcttcctttgcacAGTGAGCAACTTGCTTGTGACCATCACAGTCCTTTGCAatatgaccaaaatgattgcaCTTTCCACATTTTGGTTTTCCTTTGTATTTGCACACACCAAAATGATATTTCTGGCACACTTGACACTGTGGTTTCACAGAACTTTGATTACTGCTCCCTTGCTTGTTCTGTGAATTGAATCTGTTGTTCCAATTTCCTCCTGGATTGTTGCTCCAACTTCCACTCGGAGACCAGTTTGATCCCTTCTTGTTTTGTCCCTGCCACTTTTGATTTGGCCTACTCTGAGAACCTTTGTAGGTGCCAGTGACCTGATTGTTTCCAACTCTAAGACTACTAAAAGCCCTCTCAGTTCCTGTCAATCTATCCCTTTCATCATGTAAGTCTTCCCTTTTATCA
Coding sequences:
- the LOC137712298 gene encoding uncharacterized protein; protein product: MTDSENLDDYLGRFFGIVNNLKSLGEDVTEQRIVQKLLMSLSRRVEEVIAFVKVYDKREDLHDERDRLTGTERAFSSLRVGNNQVTGTYKGSQSRPNQKWQGQNKKGSNWSPSGSWSNNPGGNWNNRFNSQNKQGSSNQSSVKPQCQVCQKYHFGVCKYKGKPKCGKCNHFGHIAKDCDGHKQVAHCAKEEEVTTGTMFYACHSSTVQDRSVWFVDSACSNHMTSQESTLINLDRSVTCKVKMGTGDLVQAIGKGTLVVETQRGKRYINEVLLVPGLDENLLSVGQMMEHGYYVLFGGNIAVIFDDNSLNNVVAKVIMAGNRCFHLSLESITPAARKASMLKIHGYGTEDLDI